In one window of Chryseobacterium viscerum DNA:
- a CDS encoding DUF4349 domain-containing protein, producing the protein MKKIIFLLSGLILINCSKSGGEKQEVKADLMEVLTEDKAPSAAAAPIPPSFSVSEKLLPDENGTNKEAYKSKKTDTISKKIIKKGDMKIQVGDIKKTQNQVNEIIKKNNAYIQKEEFQNTDMDDNLTLIIRVPHKNFDALINSFSDGVGTVLSKNISSNDVTEEYTDIAIKLANKKIYLEKYRDMLKKAATTKDMLEIQENIRELEDEIDIAEGSLRFIDDRVNYSTLNLNLYKEKVRSSTTSKIGFGSRFVDSLTEGWNSFVSFLLGMVSLWPFFLLIPVIIVLWRKWKSKKKIQN; encoded by the coding sequence ATGAAAAAAATTATTTTTCTATTATCAGGTCTTATCCTGATCAACTGCAGCAAATCTGGTGGTGAAAAACAGGAAGTGAAAGCCGACCTGATGGAAGTTCTGACCGAAGATAAAGCACCTTCTGCAGCAGCAGCACCTATACCTCCATCATTTTCTGTTTCCGAAAAACTTCTTCCTGATGAAAATGGAACAAACAAAGAAGCTTATAAATCAAAGAAAACAGATACGATCTCCAAAAAAATCATCAAAAAAGGAGATATGAAGATTCAGGTAGGTGATATTAAAAAAACTCAGAATCAGGTCAATGAGATCATCAAGAAAAACAATGCTTACATCCAGAAAGAAGAGTTCCAGAATACGGATATGGATGATAACCTTACTTTGATTATCCGTGTACCCCATAAAAATTTTGATGCATTAATTAATTCTTTTTCAGATGGTGTAGGAACCGTTTTGTCTAAAAACATTTCATCTAATGACGTCACAGAAGAATATACCGATATAGCCATAAAGCTTGCCAACAAAAAAATATATCTTGAAAAATACCGTGATATGCTTAAAAAGGCTGCTACCACGAAGGATATGTTAGAAATCCAGGAAAATATCCGTGAGCTGGAAGATGAGATCGACATTGCTGAAGGCAGTCTTCGTTTTATTGATGACCGTGTAAATTACAGTACTCTGAATTTAAACTTATATAAAGAAAAAGTAAGAAGCTCAACTACCTCAAAAATTGGATTTGGAAGCCGGTTTGTAGATTCTTTGACTGAGGGTTGGAACAGTTTTGTAAGTTTTCTGTTGGGAATGGTTTCATTATGGCCGTTCTTCTTGCTCATTCCTGTTATTATCGTTCTTTGGAGGAAATGGAAATCAAAGAAAAAGATTCAAAATTAA
- a CDS encoding SAM-dependent methyltransferase, which yields MLFLLPAYLSENTSINHFSPVLKDYIMQTDYFFVENEKTARKVVKFFAPGKKQADLKLFLLDKYTENADIKEAQELMLKGQDFGLLSEAGLPCIADPGNLIVKWCHEKNIRVIPISGPSSIILALISSGFNGQEFTFHGYLPIDKGEKKKHITNLENLVQKTGYSQIFMETPYRNNQLFEDLCKFLSPNTKLCIAANINDPEHEFIKTKSIKDWQKQKPELHKIPAVFVLGK from the coding sequence ATGCTTTTTTTACTCCCTGCTTACTTATCAGAAAATACTTCTATCAACCACTTTTCACCTGTTTTGAAGGATTATATCATGCAGACAGACTATTTCTTTGTGGAAAATGAAAAAACAGCAAGAAAGGTTGTTAAATTTTTTGCTCCTGGAAAAAAACAGGCTGATCTGAAGTTATTTTTATTAGATAAATACACAGAAAACGCAGATATCAAAGAAGCTCAAGAACTGATGCTGAAAGGGCAGGACTTCGGATTGCTGTCAGAAGCAGGATTGCCTTGTATTGCAGATCCCGGAAACCTGATTGTGAAATGGTGTCATGAGAAAAACATCAGAGTAATCCCTATTTCAGGACCTTCATCCATTATACTTGCTTTGATTTCCAGCGGATTCAATGGACAGGAATTTACCTTCCATGGTTATCTTCCTATTGATAAAGGAGAGAAAAAGAAACACATCACGAATCTTGAAAACCTTGTTCAGAAAACAGGATATTCACAGATTTTCATGGAAACCCCATATAGAAACAATCAGCTTTTTGAAGATTTGTGCAAGTTTTTATCACCTAATACCAAATTGTGTATTGCTGCCAATATCAATGATCCGGAGCATGAATTCATTAAGACAAAATCTATAAAAGACTGGCAGAAGCAGAAGCCGGAACTTCATAAAATACCTGCAGTGTTTGTGCTTGGGAAATAG
- a CDS encoding TonB-dependent receptor — MKKQYAFIGLLVSGLMISQTVKDSIASKGIEDVVIVASRKPTKISEVPGTVWVVQKEKIQEQAKSGVPIKEMLSILIPSMDIGPQGRTNYGQNMRGRSALVMIDGVSLNSIRAISRQLDAIDPFNIERIEVLSGASSIYGGNATGGIINIITKTPSKKGISGETELGVRTGFMGKDDHDFRAAQSIAAKGDKFFGRLGVAYQQNGGVYGADQKQLFTDITQTDLQYNQSIDILATGGYQFNNKHKITASVQYYNSKFNGDRSLFLGENLSAFTTKNASLLEMRDGFSSDKNVGTERYMATVAYNGNGILGGQDLYVQLATRGEKLGFYPFPGNVTLQTGKIPYMSSSQQDTYYSGIKALLSKSWRGLNVTYGADFDFEKFEGTQSVYDIAKTMSSGGLVNETKYSLGRYPTNHSQSYAGYVQAKYNVFPKLQLNAGIRYQHINVKMDDFVGSEQQTQIAMGYGSSASAIPGGESSYNVTLANAGLLYKFNEQHQVWGTFSQGASLADPAKFYGIGQYKLVGTNWDVVSSINVKEQPLQAIKTNQFEVGYRVNRGGLRAQIAGFLSNSDKTVAVDKKTFQILVNDLKLRNMGIEAEVSYSLNNGVYFGASGLLIKSEVDNKGEWQKQEIYNASPSKLVTYIGYNIQNWSFRFQSLQNFKQKDELNNVVEGYNTSDLMIGYRFHFGKFNLGIQNLFNTDYQTIWSKRSQVLYSTYGLPELFNYKGRGRTFNLSYTFEF; from the coding sequence ATGAAAAAGCAGTATGCGTTCATAGGTCTTTTGGTTTCGGGATTGATGATTTCCCAGACCGTGAAAGATTCTATTGCCTCTAAAGGTATTGAAGATGTGGTGATCGTAGCCTCCAGAAAACCTACAAAAATCTCTGAAGTTCCGGGAACGGTTTGGGTCGTACAGAAAGAAAAGATTCAGGAACAGGCTAAAAGTGGAGTTCCTATCAAAGAAATGTTATCGATTCTGATACCTTCTATGGATATCGGTCCGCAGGGAAGAACCAATTACGGACAGAATATGAGAGGACGTTCAGCGCTTGTAATGATCGATGGAGTTTCCCTGAACAGTATCCGTGCCATAAGCCGTCAGCTGGATGCAATAGATCCTTTTAATATCGAAAGAATTGAAGTACTTTCTGGAGCAAGCTCAATTTATGGAGGTAATGCTACCGGTGGAATCATTAATATTATTACAAAAACACCTTCTAAAAAAGGAATCAGCGGCGAAACTGAATTGGGGGTACGTACAGGATTTATGGGAAAAGATGACCATGATTTCCGTGCCGCTCAGTCTATTGCTGCAAAAGGAGATAAGTTCTTTGGAAGACTGGGAGTGGCTTATCAGCAGAATGGTGGAGTATATGGAGCAGATCAGAAACAGCTTTTTACAGATATTACACAAACTGACCTTCAGTATAATCAATCAATAGATATCCTTGCGACAGGAGGATATCAGTTTAACAATAAACATAAAATAACAGCCTCTGTTCAGTATTACAATTCTAAATTTAATGGAGACAGAAGTTTATTTTTAGGTGAAAATCTAAGTGCATTTACTACAAAAAATGCTTCATTACTCGAAATGAGAGATGGTTTCTCATCCGATAAAAATGTAGGAACAGAGCGTTATATGGCAACCGTAGCTTATAATGGCAACGGAATTTTAGGCGGACAGGATTTGTATGTACAATTGGCTACCCGTGGTGAAAAATTAGGATTCTATCCATTCCCGGGAAATGTTACTTTACAGACAGGAAAAATACCTTATATGTCCTCTTCACAGCAGGATACCTATTATTCGGGGATTAAAGCTTTATTATCAAAATCATGGCGAGGATTGAATGTTACCTATGGAGCAGACTTTGATTTTGAGAAATTTGAAGGAACACAATCCGTTTATGATATTGCCAAAACAATGTCCAGCGGAGGTTTGGTGAATGAAACAAAATACAGTCTGGGAAGATACCCAACCAATCACTCACAGAGCTACGCAGGATATGTTCAGGCAAAGTACAATGTTTTCCCAAAATTACAATTGAATGCCGGAATCCGTTATCAGCACATCAACGTAAAAATGGATGATTTTGTAGGTTCAGAACAGCAGACACAGATTGCTATGGGTTATGGAAGTTCAGCATCGGCAATTCCCGGAGGTGAAAGTTCTTATAATGTGACCCTAGCCAATGCCGGATTGTTGTACAAATTCAATGAGCAGCATCAGGTTTGGGGAACTTTTTCCCAGGGAGCAAGCTTAGCAGATCCTGCTAAATTTTACGGAATCGGACAGTATAAATTGGTAGGAACAAACTGGGATGTAGTATCCAGTATCAATGTGAAAGAACAGCCTCTTCAGGCTATCAAAACCAATCAGTTTGAGGTAGGGTACCGTGTCAACAGAGGTGGTTTAAGAGCTCAGATTGCCGGATTTTTGAGTAATTCAGACAAAACCGTTGCTGTAGATAAGAAGACTTTCCAGATTCTTGTGAATGATCTGAAATTAAGAAATATGGGAATTGAAGCTGAGGTTTCTTATTCGTTAAATAATGGCGTTTATTTTGGGGCAAGCGGACTTTTGATTAAATCTGAGGTAGATAACAAAGGAGAATGGCAGAAACAGGAGATTTACAATGCTTCTCCTTCAAAATTGGTAACCTATATCGGATATAATATTCAAAACTGGTCATTCAGATTCCAGTCTTTGCAGAATTTCAAACAGAAAGACGAGCTTAATAATGTGGTGGAAGGCTATAATACTTCAGATCTGATGATAGGATACAGATTCCATTTTGGAAAATTCAATTTAGGAATCCAGAATCTATTCAATACAGACTATCAGACGATATGGAGCAAGCGTTCTCAGGTACTGTATTCTACTTACGGACTTCCGGAACTGTTTAATTATAAAGGAAGAGGAAGAACATTTAATCTGTCTTATACTTTTGAATTTTAA
- a CDS encoding DUF2891 domain-containing protein, which produces MKKSLLAFVFSPFLMYAQEVPKLTDEMAMKLSDKPLHCINQEYPNKTAHIINNAGEVPLTPKDLHPSFYGCFDWHSSVHGHWMLTRLLKTKPNLSNAKDIEKILDESFQKEKLQTEADYFTKYQLTGTFERTYGWAWILKLDEELTNWDHPKAKIWHKNLKPLTDQILKSWKTYLPKQTYPNRTGVHPNTAFAMSFAIDWARANKDKEFENQLMEKAKYFFLKEQKTPAYLEPDGSDFFSPSLEIADLMRRVLPQKEFVQWLNAFYEKRSLENVEKIPVVSDLSDYQTVHLVGLSFSKAWCMKGISNALPASHPLKKEFRKTADVFLNNGLPLLFQGNYGGDHWLASFAVYALED; this is translated from the coding sequence ATGAAAAAAAGTCTTTTAGCATTTGTGTTTTCTCCATTTTTGATGTATGCCCAGGAAGTTCCGAAACTTACAGACGAGATGGCGATGAAATTATCTGATAAACCACTTCATTGTATCAATCAGGAATATCCGAATAAAACGGCCCATATCATCAACAATGCAGGAGAAGTTCCTTTGACTCCCAAAGATCTTCACCCTAGTTTTTATGGCTGTTTCGACTGGCATAGCTCTGTTCATGGACATTGGATGCTGACAAGACTTTTAAAAACAAAACCAAATCTGTCTAATGCCAAAGACATTGAAAAAATTCTGGATGAATCATTTCAGAAAGAAAAGCTGCAGACAGAAGCAGATTATTTTACAAAATATCAGTTAACCGGAACTTTTGAAAGAACCTATGGTTGGGCGTGGATCTTAAAGCTCGATGAAGAGCTGACAAACTGGGATCATCCGAAAGCTAAAATATGGCACAAAAACCTGAAACCGTTAACCGACCAGATTCTGAAGTCCTGGAAAACATATCTTCCCAAACAAACCTATCCCAACAGAACTGGAGTTCACCCTAATACGGCATTTGCAATGTCTTTTGCCATAGACTGGGCTAGGGCAAATAAAGATAAGGAGTTTGAAAACCAGCTGATGGAAAAGGCTAAATACTTCTTTTTAAAAGAACAGAAAACACCTGCTTATCTTGAGCCTGACGGATCAGATTTCTTTTCGCCAAGTCTTGAAATTGCAGATCTTATGCGCAGAGTTCTTCCTCAAAAAGAATTTGTACAGTGGCTGAATGCTTTCTACGAAAAAAGAAGCCTGGAAAATGTTGAAAAAATTCCTGTGGTAAGTGATCTAAGCGATTATCAGACCGTTCACCTTGTGGGATTATCCTTTTCAAAAGCATGGTGTATGAAAGGAATTTCAAACGCACTTCCCGCCAGCCATCCACTGAAAAAAGAATTCAGGAAAACGGCAGATGTATTTCTAAATAATGGGTTGCCACTGCTTTTCCAAGGAAATTATGGTGGAGACCACTGGCTGGCAAGTTTTGCCGTGTATGCTTTGGAAGATTAA
- a CDS encoding HlyD family secretion protein gives MENKEQTTQNTTPTPAASAAENKKKKNKTNKIRAIISNIIVFLVIGFGLFWLIREYFHIGSKTYTEAAQVEEFINPINTRVSAYIKEIKFIEHQRVKKGDTLVILDEREILTQLGQAEAAYQNAMAQKTATSSSVNTVSNNINVMQSNIAGAKARLWNAEQNLNRYKNLLSAEAVTRQQYDQVKTEYDAQKAAYETLVNQKQSANLSTTEVKSRLGINDAEIKRTKSALDMARINLSYTVITAPYDGVMGRRTISEGQLIQPGQQVATIVLNGQKWVTANFLESQMPNIKVGEKISMTADALGGKKFEGVVTAVSAATGSRYSSVPTDNSTGNFIKVQQRIPVRIEFTASNKKEDLDKLSAGMNMNVNIGQ, from the coding sequence ATGGAAAACAAGGAACAAACTACCCAAAATACAACACCAACTCCGGCAGCATCTGCTGCAGAAAACAAGAAAAAGAAAAATAAAACCAATAAAATCAGAGCTATTATTTCTAATATCATTGTTTTTCTGGTGATCGGTTTCGGATTATTCTGGTTAATACGTGAATATTTCCATATCGGAAGCAAAACCTATACGGAAGCGGCACAGGTGGAAGAATTTATTAATCCTATCAATACAAGGGTTTCTGCATACATCAAAGAAATTAAGTTCATTGAACATCAGCGTGTAAAGAAAGGAGACACATTGGTAATCCTTGATGAACGTGAAATTCTTACCCAATTGGGACAGGCAGAAGCTGCTTATCAGAATGCAATGGCGCAAAAAACAGCAACAAGTTCTTCTGTGAATACGGTTTCCAACAATATCAACGTGATGCAGTCTAATATTGCGGGAGCAAAAGCCAGATTGTGGAATGCTGAGCAGAATTTAAACCGATATAAAAATCTTTTATCAGCCGAAGCGGTTACAAGACAGCAATATGATCAGGTGAAGACAGAATATGATGCGCAAAAGGCCGCTTATGAAACTTTAGTGAATCAAAAACAATCTGCAAACCTTTCCACTACAGAAGTGAAAAGCAGATTGGGGATTAATGATGCTGAAATTAAAAGAACAAAATCTGCCTTGGATATGGCGAGAATCAATCTTTCGTATACGGTTATTACAGCGCCTTATGATGGAGTAATGGGAAGAAGAACAATTTCTGAAGGGCAGTTGATCCAGCCAGGACAACAGGTTGCAACTATCGTTCTGAACGGGCAGAAATGGGTAACTGCTAATTTCCTGGAAAGCCAGATGCCAAATATCAAAGTAGGAGAAAAAATTTCCATGACAGCTGATGCTTTAGGAGGGAAAAAATTCGAAGGAGTCGTAACAGCGGTTTCTGCAGCTACGGGATCAAGATATTCAAGTGTACCAACAGATAATTCTACCGGAAACTTCATTAAAGTACAGCAGAGAATTCCTGTAAGAATAGAATTTACGGCTTCCAATAAAAAAGAAGATCTGGATAAACTGAGCGCCGGAATGAATATGAATGTGAATATCGGTCAGTAA
- a CDS encoding TolC family protein, which produces MTKKIKTALSVLIAAFPALFFSQQIKQMTAGEVAELAVQNHQQLKVSAQNIGIAKQNTNVVKLQKLPTITASTSQFYLGDAVAIDKDFSNSTNVPMPHYGSSYAVQATQLIFKGGLVNKSIEMAGLREQLSELDLEKNKQDVKFLVISNYLDVYKIINQEEVFQNNKKLAQERLKNIQKFYQQGMVTRNEVIRGELAIKNLDQGILTLTNNKKILNYNLNIALGLSSDTEIVPTESLENKESGIGMEYYTDLAHESNPLLKSAQKNIAVADKNIEIIKTDNAPTLAGFGGYTLQRPITTRNPVLDMYSGGWQTGVSLSYNIDMLYKTKEKVKLGELQKNQANDAMTLVQQNVDMGVNAAYTKYQEAIQQANILNDSKRLAEENYKITEAKYLNQLAVQAEMIDAQNQKLQSELDYANAEINVLYQYYNLLKSTGTL; this is translated from the coding sequence ATGACAAAGAAAATAAAAACAGCACTATCTGTACTGATAGCAGCTTTTCCTGCGCTGTTTTTTTCCCAACAGATCAAGCAGATGACCGCAGGTGAGGTGGCGGAACTCGCTGTTCAAAATCACCAGCAGCTCAAGGTTTCTGCACAGAACATTGGTATTGCAAAACAAAATACAAATGTTGTTAAGCTTCAGAAACTTCCTACGATCACGGCTTCTACAAGCCAGTTTTATTTAGGAGATGCGGTAGCTATCGATAAAGACTTTTCAAACTCTACCAATGTTCCAATGCCGCATTACGGAAGTTCGTACGCGGTGCAGGCAACACAGTTAATCTTCAAAGGAGGATTGGTGAATAAATCTATTGAAATGGCGGGGCTTCGTGAGCAGCTTTCGGAACTGGATTTAGAGAAAAATAAGCAGGATGTGAAGTTTTTAGTGATTTCCAACTATCTGGATGTCTATAAAATTATCAATCAGGAAGAGGTATTTCAGAATAATAAAAAACTGGCTCAGGAACGTCTTAAAAACATTCAGAAATTCTACCAGCAGGGAATGGTAACCCGAAATGAAGTGATTCGTGGAGAATTGGCCATTAAGAACCTGGATCAGGGAATTCTTACTCTTACCAACAATAAGAAAATTCTTAATTATAACCTGAATATTGCTTTAGGGTTATCTTCTGACACGGAGATCGTTCCTACAGAAAGTTTAGAGAATAAAGAATCCGGAATAGGCATGGAGTATTATACAGATCTTGCCCATGAAAGCAATCCATTATTGAAATCAGCTCAAAAAAATATTGCGGTAGCAGATAAGAATATTGAGATTATCAAAACGGATAATGCACCTACATTAGCTGGATTTGGAGGATATACACTCCAAAGACCTATTACGACAAGAAATCCTGTTTTGGATATGTACTCAGGAGGCTGGCAGACCGGGGTTTCTTTGAGTTATAATATAGACATGCTTTATAAAACAAAAGAAAAAGTAAAATTAGGTGAGCTGCAAAAGAATCAGGCGAATGATGCCATGACTCTGGTACAGCAGAATGTAGATATGGGAGTGAATGCAGCCTATACAAAATATCAGGAAGCAATTCAGCAGGCGAATATTCTGAATGACTCCAAAAGACTGGCGGAAGAAAACTACAAGATTACGGAGGCCAAATATCTGAATCAATTGGCTGTGCAGGCAGAAATGATTGATGCTCAGAACCAGAAACTACAGTCAGAACTTGATTATGCCAATGCAGAAATCAATGTTTTGTATCAGTACTACAACCTTTTGAAATCTACAGGAACACTTTAA
- a CDS encoding MFS transporter — translation MYNKGLYSDWVPKPVQLLLIVLLLAVVMPIGGVYTGNISSLVSGTGAMTEYFMWANYATTIGMGACMPVVLRIKMRFKVRDKMVLLLVLLGLLSYVNGTTLQPMIFIFTSLVIGFMKMMVTIELFLPLMVMIGNRGMFYGAFYTFVLVMNQVATYYAAEFALIYNWQQFYVFTAVLCFTLALIHWIFMHNKYFALKVPLHYIDWLSILLFISTFMFSAYVYSFGRQQDWFNSKNIIYGSIAAFVSFALLSIRQLTLKRPYLSFKIFTKNNVQHGLFMLFWLGMFLGTASIQNTFAVGVLGYDQVTNTRLSLLMIPGIILAGVIAIFWFKKEKPLKMYIFSGFSAMIGYAIIMYFSMVLEFNYDNWYLPMFLKGYGMCSLFISVWFYTLDKLEMDEMLAAIGLVLVWRTFLAVGIFSTLYSWFQYRFQVTAIGDLAVYMDGMTVTPQNVAANMKAIQLNAIIIATKKIFGYIILVGFGVLIYVATHHFGAKRFQYFRFIRVLGGKSVIARRRLRERRKLLEEIKDAAGPAI, via the coding sequence ATGTACAACAAAGGATTATATAGCGATTGGGTACCGAAACCCGTACAGCTGCTGCTGATTGTATTACTGCTTGCCGTGGTAATGCCCATCGGTGGAGTGTATACCGGAAATATCAGTTCTCTGGTAAGCGGTACCGGTGCCATGACAGAATATTTTATGTGGGCTAACTATGCAACTACCATTGGGATGGGAGCCTGTATGCCTGTTGTTCTCAGAATCAAAATGAGATTCAAAGTAAGGGATAAGATGGTTTTACTTCTGGTGCTTTTAGGATTGCTCAGTTATGTAAACGGAACTACTTTACAGCCAATGATCTTCATATTTACTTCTTTAGTGATAGGCTTTATGAAAATGATGGTCACCATAGAACTGTTTCTGCCACTGATGGTCATGATTGGAAACCGGGGAATGTTTTACGGAGCATTCTATACCTTCGTTCTTGTAATGAATCAGGTGGCTACTTATTATGCGGCTGAATTTGCTCTTATCTACAACTGGCAGCAGTTTTATGTGTTCACGGCGGTTTTATGCTTTACACTTGCATTAATACACTGGATTTTTATGCATAATAAATATTTTGCATTAAAAGTTCCCCTGCATTATATTGATTGGCTAAGTATTTTACTTTTCATTTCAACTTTCATGTTTTCGGCGTATGTGTATTCATTTGGGAGACAGCAGGACTGGTTCAATTCTAAGAATATTATATATGGAAGTATTGCTGCTTTTGTGAGTTTTGCACTGCTTTCTATCCGTCAGCTAACTTTAAAGCGACCGTACCTTTCATTCAAAATTTTTACAAAAAATAATGTACAGCACGGTTTATTCATGCTGTTTTGGCTGGGAATGTTTTTAGGAACAGCTTCTATTCAGAATACTTTTGCGGTGGGAGTTTTGGGCTATGATCAGGTGACCAATACCAGACTGAGTTTACTGATGATTCCCGGGATTATCCTGGCCGGAGTCATTGCCATTTTCTGGTTCAAAAAAGAAAAGCCTTTGAAAATGTATATTTTTTCCGGATTTTCTGCAATGATTGGATATGCCATTATTATGTACTTTTCTATGGTATTGGAATTCAATTATGATAACTGGTATCTGCCTATGTTTCTAAAGGGGTACGGAATGTGTTCACTGTTTATCTCCGTATGGTTTTATACGCTGGATAAGCTTGAAATGGATGAAATGCTGGCAGCCATCGGGCTTGTATTGGTTTGGAGAACTTTTCTTGCCGTAGGAATTTTTTCAACACTCTATTCATGGTTTCAGTACCGTTTTCAGGTTACAGCAATTGGTGATCTTGCTGTTTATATGGATGGAATGACCGTTACTCCTCAGAATGTAGCAGCCAATATGAAAGCCATTCAGCTCAATGCCATTATCATAGCCACCAAGAAGATATTCGGATATATTATTTTAGTTGGATTTGGAGTGCTGATTTATGTTGCTACCCATCATTTCGGAGCAAAACGTTTCCAGTATTTCAGGTTTATAAGAGTTTTGGGAGGTAAATCCGTTATCGCAAGAAGACGACTCCGTGAAAGAAGAAAACTGTTAGAAGAAATAAAAGATGCAGCAGGGCCTGCAATATAA
- a CDS encoding helix-turn-helix domain-containing protein, giving the protein MSALEKFGVDIFTERNIFERIAVGKPFRPDNPAFIFIKSGTIKLRQHFSDLEVSANMFMVTDPQTIYEVVGVTDDFQSRMVSYKREFISALSLKFNRLITYRYFRQQMNKGVPFPEDEMEVVWKSVNFLKYILDSETEMLYKKEMVEHLFSVFCYQMAGIISKEDNSSMNQMSRQEEIVFVFLTDIAEHHLTQRTVEFYAERQSITTRHLSSVVKTITGKSASQIIALIVINEAKVLLNSSNKPVSEVSSILGFSDQYSFSHFFKKHLEVSPSQYRHQFEN; this is encoded by the coding sequence ATGTCTGCCCTAGAAAAATTTGGAGTTGATATTTTCACGGAACGTAATATTTTCGAGCGAATAGCTGTGGGTAAACCGTTTCGTCCCGATAACCCAGCTTTTATATTTATTAAATCAGGAACTATAAAACTTCGCCAGCATTTCAGTGATCTGGAAGTTTCTGCTAATATGTTTATGGTAACTGATCCACAGACCATTTATGAAGTGGTGGGAGTGACTGATGATTTTCAGTCGAGGATGGTTTCCTATAAAAGAGAATTTATTTCAGCTTTGTCATTGAAATTTAACCGCCTCATTACCTATCGTTATTTCAGGCAGCAGATGAATAAGGGGGTTCCTTTTCCCGAGGACGAAATGGAAGTCGTCTGGAAAAGCGTCAATTTCCTGAAGTATATCCTGGATTCTGAAACAGAAATGCTTTACAAGAAAGAAATGGTAGAGCATCTTTTCTCTGTTTTCTGCTATCAGATGGCAGGAATCATTTCCAAAGAGGATAACAGTTCTATGAATCAGATGTCCAGACAGGAAGAAATTGTATTTGTATTTCTTACTGATATTGCAGAACATCATCTTACACAAAGAACCGTTGAGTTTTATGCCGAACGGCAGTCAATTACAACCAGACATCTGTCTTCTGTGGTAAAGACCATTACAGGAAAGTCTGCAAGCCAAATCATCGCTTTAATTGTGATCAATGAAGCAAAAGTACTCTTAAACTCCTCCAATAAACCGGTTTCAGAGGTTTCCTCTATTCTCGGATTCAGTGATCAATACTCGTTTTCTCACTTTTTTAAGAAGCATCTGGAAGTAAGCCCCTCCCAGTACAGGCATCAGTTTGAAAATTAA
- a CDS encoding low molecular weight protein-tyrosine-phosphatase, giving the protein MKILMVCLGNICRSPLAEGIMKAKVPENFVIDSAGTISMHEGEHPDKRAIKTAANHNIDISEQRSRPITRKDFETFDKIYCMDIDVFEDVVSKTRNEEERQKVSLFLEVLGDHKNAEVPDPYWGDMSDFEKVFQLLDRGCNAIKNQISK; this is encoded by the coding sequence ATGAAAATATTAATGGTTTGTCTGGGGAATATATGCAGAAGTCCGCTGGCAGAGGGGATTATGAAAGCAAAAGTACCGGAAAATTTTGTGATAGACTCAGCAGGAACCATTTCAATGCATGAAGGAGAGCATCCAGACAAAAGAGCCATTAAAACTGCCGCTAACCATAATATTGATATCTCAGAACAGAGATCAAGACCTATTACCAGAAAAGATTTTGAAACCTTTGATAAGATCTACTGCATGGATATTGATGTATTTGAAGACGTGGTTTCTAAAACCAGGAATGAAGAAGAACGACAGAAAGTATCTTTGTTTCTGGAAGTATTGGGAGATCATAAAAATGCTGAAGTTCCGGACCCTTATTGGGGAGATATGAGCGATTTTGAAAAGGTCTTTCAGCTTCTGGATAGAGGATGTAATGCTATTAAGAACCAAATATCAAAATGA
- a CDS encoding DUF962 domain-containing protein has product MRKVDLLFAEYSKSHRNAANKFIRWICVPLIFWSILGFASLIPSPHFCASYFGCVSIISLIMIILITLFYIRLSFLISLIMIIIMLVMEHFIYLTNISFGRQSWMVYFSVFIITWIFQLIGHKIEGQKPTFLKDLKFLLIGPIWLLGFILKKIGIKY; this is encoded by the coding sequence ATGAGAAAGGTTGATCTATTATTTGCCGAATACAGTAAAAGCCATAGAAATGCGGCCAACAAGTTCATTCGCTGGATTTGTGTGCCTTTAATTTTCTGGTCAATTCTAGGCTTTGCTTCCCTGATTCCCTCCCCTCATTTCTGTGCTTCTTATTTTGGATGTGTCAGTATCATAAGCCTTATTATGATTATTCTGATCACCCTGTTCTATATAAGACTGTCTTTTTTGATCTCACTTATAATGATCATAATAATGCTTGTCATGGAGCATTTTATCTATCTGACCAATATCAGTTTCGGAAGGCAATCATGGATGGTTTATTTTTCTGTATTCATTATCACCTGGATTTTCCAGTTGATAGGCCATAAAATAGAAGGACAAAAGCCTACTTTTCTCAAAGATCTTAAGTTTCTTCTGATAGGACCTATCTGGTTATTAGGCTTTATTCTGAAAAAAATCGGAATCAAATATTAA